From the Halalkalicoccus sp. CGA53 genome, one window contains:
- a CDS encoding ParB N-terminal domain-containing protein yields the protein MGSLSKTLETVRSAGIQYTAVRVLEYLLLQTRLTSWCYWRTAPDLYRWWYSRATREYDAPLDPFEIERVDPSAIQRYSGIHQPYQTRKRLFGSVLAGDWDRRQLATQNDDYRDLFETTTFDESVFHRSMKDHFLDGISWRDTPFVRAAIEAAEADSPIWHGCTSREDVLERCAAVDELYETIFTEGYERQVDQAKGRPGFDEPFGFPGRICDEVIVDIGRDGELLLADGRHRLSIAKLLDLESIPVAFVVRHEEWMETREAVFRGEEAPGRPVHPDLRAVLSTE from the coding sequence ATGGGTTCCCTCTCGAAAACACTCGAAACGGTCCGCTCGGCAGGGATCCAGTACACCGCCGTTCGAGTTCTTGAGTACCTCCTGCTGCAGACACGACTCACCTCGTGGTGCTACTGGCGAACAGCACCCGACCTCTACCGGTGGTGGTACAGCAGAGCCACACGTGAGTACGACGCACCACTCGATCCGTTCGAGATAGAGCGCGTCGATCCGAGTGCGATCCAACGGTACTCCGGGATTCACCAGCCGTATCAGACGAGAAAACGCCTGTTCGGGTCCGTACTCGCCGGTGACTGGGATCGGAGACAGCTTGCGACACAGAACGACGACTACAGGGATCTCTTCGAAACGACGACGTTCGACGAATCGGTCTTCCATCGATCGATGAAAGACCACTTTCTCGATGGGATATCGTGGCGAGATACTCCGTTCGTCCGCGCAGCGATCGAGGCCGCCGAAGCGGATTCCCCGATCTGGCACGGCTGTACGTCCCGAGAGGACGTGCTGGAGCGATGTGCGGCGGTCGACGAACTGTACGAAACGATCTTCACCGAGGGTTACGAGCGTCAGGTCGATCAGGCGAAAGGTCGACCTGGCTTCGACGAACCGTTCGGCTTCCCGGGACGGATCTGTGACGAGGTGATCGTCGACATCGGACGGGACGGAGAGTTGTTGCTGGCCGACGGACGACACAGGCTCTCCATCGCGAAGCTCCTCGACCTCGAATCGATCCCAGTCGCGTTCGTCGTACGACACGAGGAGTGGATGGAGACTAGAGAGGCCGTTTTTCGTGGAGAGGAGGCTCCCGGACGGCCCGTTCATCCGGACCTGCGAGCGGTTCTCTCGACGGAGTGA